The proteins below come from a single Lepidochelys kempii isolate rLepKem1 chromosome 20, rLepKem1.hap2, whole genome shotgun sequence genomic window:
- the LOC140900929 gene encoding E3 ubiquitin-protein ligase RNF220-like, which translates to MDSEGEELPAFAKQTCLSPVSKSAPVEEDSRKPGGLGAPGTARGKVEEEEGDSTLTVELLKAQIQELRHRLLRKDSYKCHICLDSYSVPLTSIHCWHIHCEQCWLRTLGSKKLCPQCNAITSPADLRRVYF; encoded by the exons ATGGACTCGGAGGGCGAAGAGCTGCCTGCCTTCGCCAAGCAGAC GTGCCTGTCTCCAGTCTCGAAGAGTGCCCCGGTGGAGGAGGACAGCAGGAAGCCAGGGGGCCTGGGTGCACCTGGGACGGCAAGAGG caaggtggaggaggaggagggagactcCACCCTCACCGTGGAGCTGCTGAAGGCTCAGATCCAGGAGCTGCGGCACCGGCTCCTCCGAAAGGACTCGTACAAATGCCACATTTGCCTG GACTCGTACTCAGTGCCATTGACTTCGATTCACTGTTGGCACATCCACTGCGAGCAGTGCTGGCTCCGGACCCtg GGCTCCAAGAAGCTCTGCCCCCAGTGTAACGCCATCACGTCCCCGGCCGACCTGCGGCGTGTGTACTTCTGA